The DNA region CCACCTGAATATATCATGTACCAATTACAAAAGTTATATTGACGTTATACATCATAGTcttaacatatatattaattaattcaatctATGAACCTCTCAATTGCTTCAGTGAAGGGTCCGAGTTCTTCAAGTGTGCCATAAACATCATATATATCATCTAGAATGGATGTCATGGAAATAACTTTGGTTAGTATTTTTCTTGCAAGTGAATATCGGGGCTCAAAGTAGACCGCGACTATCCAAAAGTAGCACTCGACAACTCTATCTCTTGCAAAAGGTAGCTTCGTTACAAAATCTAAATCTTTCCACCACCTACAATTTgaataaaacaaattaacaattaatattaattgattgtaagtaacaaaaatatatagaaaaatgctAGGGttgctataaattttactacaaaaaatcaattaattgttGTATCAAGAATATAATTACTACTGTATTCCCTTCACCATGTCTAAAAATATTCATACTTTGTCTTTTTGGATCATGGTTTTAGAACTAATTACCTTGTGATATCACTAAGTTCCTCTTTGTGCAATGACTGCACTAGATTAAAATCTAATATTGAAAGCTTGAGCAAAACTTTGTTATGTGAAGCATCTTGTTCATAGATAGAAATGTATCGCCGAGCCTCTAGCCGTGGTATGCCCTTGTGCAAGGGCTGCTTTAAGGCACGAGTTATTTGTGCTACCAACGAATTACCTATAAGGGATGCTGTGGACTTAAGGTGAGAGGTAGTGAACTCAAGGGCCTCATCAAGAATGTCTTCTCCATGCACCCTCAGATGTGTAGCCTCATAGAAGGCTAGCATGCCTTCAATGTTGCTGGTCAAGCTTTCCTTGAATTGACCATCTTCATCTTTGAACTTGTTGAAAACATCTGTATAGCAAAAACcaaacttatttaataaaaaaacgtTGCTAACTCGCTATTACATGAAAGAATCATTCACACTCGGGTCTTACCACATGAAACCTTAAATCCTTCTTGGCGTAGCAGTCGAAAACTGAGGGAAACTTCGTAGAGATTATCAACATCATTTTTGTCATTAAAAGTAGCGTATATATGTTCTAGAGCTTCTTGGATTTCTCTCTCAAAGTGGTAAGCGACGCCTAGGCGCTGGAGTGCATCAATTAAGCTCAGCTGTTGTGAAAGATGACCCATAGAGTCAAAGAGCTCGTTTCTCACCTCATCTTTCAGCTCTTCAACTTCACTTACTTTACGTAAATGAATATCCTACACCATGAATTGCATGAacaaaattgtaacaaaaaatgctaataatattatgaattttaCTACATAATCTTCATAAACTAGGGTAGCAAATAATCATGTTAC from Castanea sativa cultivar Marrone di Chiusa Pesio chromosome 6, ASM4071231v1 includes:
- the LOC142638759 gene encoding sesquiterpene synthase 2-like: MSGQVSGAPSQNAKSEVVRRTANFHPSIWGDCFINNTSEDKDIHLRKVSEVEELKDEVRNELFDSMGHLSQQLSLIDALQRLGVAYHFEREIQEALEHIYATFNDKNDVDNLYEVSLSFRLLRQEGFKVSCDVFNKFKDEDGQFKESLTSNIEGMLAFYEATHLRVHGEDILDEALEFTTSHLKSTASLIGNSLVAQITRALKQPLHKGIPRLEARRYISIYEQDASHNKVLLKLSILDFNLVQSLHKEELSDITRWWKDLDFVTKLPFARDRVVECYFWIVAVYFEPRYSLARKILTKVISMTSILDDIYDVYGTLEELGPFTEAIERWDISCIDQLPEYMQICYRALFDVFEAIENELAKKERSYRVSYAKDAMKRLVRAYFDEAKWFHQNYIPTMEEYMHVALKTSGYPMLTAISFLGMGDIVTKEAFDWIFSNPKIITASSVIGRLMDDMKSHKFEQERGHAASAVECYMKQHGVSEQVVHDEFNRQVANAWKDINEECIRPTVVPMPLLMCVLNLARVIDVIYKEGDGYTHVGKEMKDNVASVLIDPIPI